Part of the Xenopus laevis strain J_2021 chromosome 2S, Xenopus_laevis_v10.1, whole genome shotgun sequence genome is shown below.
TATTATGCCTGAGATCTCATTGCTCAGGACATTATACTGATTTACAAAGGGGATCCTCTTCTTCCCTGAGGTACTATCTCTCTCCGTTCTCCTCAGCTCACTTTCAGCCCCTTCTAAAATCCTATTCGGATAGCCCCTTCTTCTAAACTTCTCTTTCATTTCATCCACTCTCATAGTCTGCTGACATTCATTTTGGACAATACGTTTCACCCTTAAGACTTGAGATCTGGGTAAAGATTTCTTTATATGTGGAGGGTGAAAAGAATCATATCTCAATAGTGTGTTTCTGTCTGTTGTTTTTACATAGAGGTCAGTCTCAAGATTGCCCTTTCTAGTATTTTTTACCATCACATCtaggaaagaaatactgtcagGATCACAGTTCACGGTAAACCTAATAAAAGGGGTGCACCTATTAAGTCTTTCTACAAAATCAATGAGCTCAGAATGTCGTCCCGTCCAAATTGTGAaaatatcgtctatgtagcgatACCAGCACTTACAGTTTTCTTGAAATCCATAATCAGTGTAAATAAATTGATTTTCCAAAACatccataaataaatttgcataggaCGGGGCGACATTCGAGCCCATCGCTGTGCCTTTAATCTGCAGAAAAAATTcatcctgaaataaaaaatagtttttacccAGAACAATCTGTAGTAGTGttaccaaaaactttttttgggctcCATCAAGGGTGATGTCCCTATCCAAATGATGAAGGACCGCctctacacccccatcatgtgggatggaggtgtagaggctctccacatctaAGGTAACCAACATGGAATCTGGGGGTAGATCATTGATCATATtgattttacttaaaaaatcaccAGTATCCTTAACATaggattttgttttaaatacataCTCCCTAagtattttatccaaaaatttcGCCAACGGACAAAACACTGAGTTAACCCCAGCCACTATGGGCCTACCTGGGGGCTTGTCCAAATTTTCATGGATTTTAGGGAGTATGTTTAATACAGGTGTAGTTGGATTTACCTGTATCAAATAGTaagccaatttctgatcaatGATCTCCAATTTTAAGGCATGATCCACACAATCCTTAATAGCCCGCTGCACAGAAAAAAGGGGATTAGTGGATAATCTTTCATATGTAGTGGTATCATTTAACATTGCCACAATTGTATCCACAtaatactttttattcatcacCACTACTGCTCCCCCCTTATCTGCTGGTTTAATCACCAGATCCCTATTATTCTGAAGGGACAGCAGTGCCTTTCTCTCCTCTAACGTGATGTTCTCCCTGGACTGGTGTATATCACCCTTTTTAAATTTATCCTCAAGTTTCCTAATCTCGTCTTTCACGCCCTGTATGTATGTTTCCACCACATGGTTAGTTTTAGCAGGCATATATGTACTCGAATTATACAGACCCCAATCCTGTAAATGAAAAGTATTACAATAAAATTCAATTTATCAGCAGTGAGTTCCCCCTTATCGTCCAATTCAGCTGTCAGCCGTATTCTCCTAAAAAAGGCCTCCAAATCTATATCAAGTTGGAAAAAGTCAGGGAatggccaccagttggacagccctgcccttgggcatacagtatattaatacgATAAAAATTCAAGGATAAACACAATTACAGCTATAACTCTTTCATACATTTACACAACAGTTTTGACACCCATGTCATTTATCTGATAAAATGTCATAATGATATAATGATTAGATCACTTCCAATTTGTAATCCTCATTGTACCAAGGATTTCCTTGATTTCTAATTATACTCTGCTTCAAGACATCGTCACAGACTTTGTCGTGCTTTCCAGCTGGCCATTTCGCAGCCTGCCTGTCGTATGCATGATGTGACATCATGCACACGACAGGCAGGGTGCTAAATGGCCAGCTGGGTTGCACAGGGTGCCCAGGCCTGCCTATTACTGTGTGACTAGCATAAAAGCTTTCAAGTAacttataaagcaaaataaaggggTATAAATGCCCTGCTGCACCATTTcccaaatgtgtgtgtgtttatttgtacaCAATATtgggcttatgtaataaaatgtgcaaagattGAAATAGGTCTAATAAACTATAGtaaccagtagggatgcaccgaatccactatttgggattcgaaTCCCAGAattcttggtgaaagattcggccgaatcctaatttgcatatgcaaattagggtcatgaaaggaaaaagtggaaaaaaaatcttcttttgtgacgaaaagtcaagtgatttccctacccgcccctaatttaaatatgcaaatttggattcggttcggccaggcagaaggattccaccgaatcctgctgaaaaaggccgaatcccgaaccgaatcctggattcggtgcatccctagtaaccagTAGGTTGCATTTATGTATCAACCTCTTATATGTTGCTATGGGGGAGCTCTCTTTTGCCAGCTTTATCTAAATGGTAAATTGGTTACCTGGTTCTCTGAATTAGGGCAGGCAAGGCCCAACTTCAGACACCATATATAACTAATCTACCACTCCATTTGCTTGTTCTGGTCCAGTGGTTTTTCATTTTGTTCTCTTACGATTGCTAAGTTTCAGTGGCAAAGCAAAATATCCCATGGGAGGTTCTCTGAAATGATTAAGCATCATGAGTGTGTGATATGAgaaaatatagtattttatttattttttgctttatttcttttatCCTCCTTTTGTTTCCTCTTGGACACAGCAGGGGCCTTAGATTTGGCATACAAGTGATAACCAATAAGCCCCAAAAGCATGGGTACCAAACCAATGCACAGCAAGGGAAAAACATAATTCACAAGGGTCTGCCAGGGTGTGGGCTTGAACAGTGTCATTACTTCTGTTTCAAACTGCAGCACAGCGTCACCTagaggtaaaaaaataataaatgttactCCTGTAAATGTAgaccaaataaatcaaatagcaTTTATTAACATGAGTCACTGgcaggatttgtggcaaggccacataggcccgggcctagggcagcaaaaaataggggcggcacgccgcccagctgcattatggggacgtgtgcgtccccattcaattacaccagctgcaacggcgttttttcgccggcgcgctgggaaggggaagtgcaAGCGGGCGATAGGACCgcacggccgcctggtcggaccgcgcggcctaggggcggccggcaaagaaatccggcgctggtcaATGGCATGACTAgttagcaggcctggactggcaaatgccagaggggctgctataagatgccatagacagtcaccatTTATTGAGCTTGAGAGGGGTTATATGTGACTAAGTCTGGACCTGCTAGTTAGCTACACTAGTTAGTGACAATAGTCTTTACCTTGAAAAGGTATAAAAGGGACATAACatgacattttaataataatatactttttcagtggtatgtgccattgggtaatcctaaatagaaaattgccattttaaaaaacaagggctgcccccctgggatcctacgattcacagtgcacacaaacacaccatatattaggtcacatgagccaattatcaGAGctcagtcttttgcttccacacttcttgctGTTACAAGTAGAGCTGCAGTattactggtcaggtgatctctgaggcataGAAAATATCATAAAATTGTGGATCAattaaaaagatgtaaaagggcgatatctacttaaatatatattccagttcagtaatattatttaatatgccacttgataTGATACAAACTCTCTGTTgcgtaagtattcattttgggggtaaagttttcctttaagcaacaatGCTGTCAATATGATATACACACCCTGTATAAAGAACATAATGCACATAATATGTTCCAGCCCCTTCTCTTAACATGAGAATTGCCTGTGACTGAGCAAGTAGTACCTGGTATAGAAGGAGGGTATCCTCTCTTGCCATAAGCCAAGTGAGGAGGGATAACCACTTTGCGCTTCTCTCTGATGATAAAAAAAGTAAACTAAATCATAAGTATCAATAACAGCATAATAAAACAACAGCTTTCTCTCTATATTTCTCTTGGAATTTAtaggttgtttttttgtttagaaaCGTAAAAAAGTAAATACTGAACTAAAATTCATAAATTCCTCTGAGAGATGGGACATTTCCCATTTGCAAGTCAAGAGTCAAgggtgagtttattgtcatttcatccatatacgtttgtacagtacacagtgaaactctAAGCCAGTTCTGTCTAGCAGAGTTATCTGCAAAAGCACTGacatgcaaaaatagaaaaaatgcacTCATCGCTAGTGATGAGTAACTTGTGGTCTGTGTAATTTAGTAATTCCATCAGCAGTAAATGCAGTCAGAGTAATATAGAtctctttaaaaaagaatgtATGTTTAATGCCTCTCTGCCCTAAAGGCATCAAGTGTGATTAGACACAAAGCCTAGCAGGTGAGGCTCCTAAGCAGGATATACGCACTTCTATGCCAGCTAAAAATCACCATTGAATAC
Proteins encoded:
- the fkbp11.S gene encoding peptidyl-prolyl cis-trans isomerase FKBP11 isoform X2, whose protein sequence is MCVGEKRKVVIPPHLAYGKRGYPPSIPGDAVLQFETEVMTLFKPTPWQTLVNYVFPLLCIGLVPMLLGLIGYHLYAKSKAPAVSKRKQKEDKRNKAKNK